DNA sequence from the Centroberyx gerrardi isolate f3 chromosome 22, fCenGer3.hap1.cur.20231027, whole genome shotgun sequence genome:
TCATTTTAATTCTGTCAAGCATATCTTCTTTCAAAATTATATTTGTAATGGGGTATTAATGGGAAACTACCTGCCTGAGAGGCATCATCTGTAGTACTCTACATAAGACTGTTGCAGAATGAAGTAGCGTCGAGGAGAGGCCGTCAGACAGTTCTGGTCTGAGCGGATGGGGAAGGGGCACAGACTAACCCGAGGTAACGGCAAGGTGATGAAACTGGGAAAGCACATGAGACACGGACGGTTTCGCAGAGGAGGCAGAGTTATACCTGTGAGACAAGAATCCACTGGAGGTTAGAAAACATGCATTTTGTACAGTAAAACAGTTGCATTTTATGAGTAATCTTTACCAAGGCAAGGTGGGAGATGAAATCTTACCCGGTGGCCTGCGTATCCTGGCCATGCTATAATTCTCTCCTAGACGGTAAATTGGCTGAgaactacaaacacacacacacacacacagaagagtaAAAAATTAGACAACAGGTGCATGTATAacatgtattttatgtacataactGGAGATATTTTATACCAGTCAGATTGGGGCAGAAGCACGGTGTCTTTGCGACCCGCGGGTGCAACATGTCGGGCCTTCATGTATTCCTCTTTTCGGATGGAGCAGAAGTAATTAAGCACATCCACCATGGTGAAGGTGAGAGGCTTCCACTGTGCTGCGTTCCTGAGGTGCTGACACCTGCTATGTTCCTGGGAgcatgggaggagagaggagaccagAGGGAAACCAGTTAATCGCTTGGCAAGTCAAAACCAGTCAGGACGCCGCAGGCCATGGCAGTCATCAACACTCTGACAAGCTCTCATGTGCTCCTATTTAGAGGAGTTAGGGTCACAGGAAAGGACATCAGAAGGAGCTGATTCACAGAGGGAGGTCCTCTCAATTTTCAAGCACCTGTTCTACCCTTTTGTCATGCTTAAAAATACTTTGAGTGGCGATAATGAATATCAAATCTGTTACGTTTTTTTCCCAAccattaaaaatgaaagtttAAGCTACAAAGATAGAGAGTTAAAATCAAACCAGTCTTTGTTTACTTTGTATTTGGAGATCCATAGCTCCAGCCAGCATTCCGCCCTCTCATGCAGGCTCTTCCAGACGTTAGACTGGTCCCGCAGCTCTGAGTCCCAGCTCTCCAGCTCCGGACACAGCCACTGCTCAGCCTCATGCACACCGATCCCTGTCAGCATGCACATGACTGTTTTCCTATTGAAGGGACAACAGAAACATACAAAATGGCATGTTCTCCATACGCCCTTTTTCAGTTCAGGAAGGTAAAATTTCACTTGAGAAGCAGAATAAAAAGTTGAGAGGCCATTGCCACCCATTGACATTTGGAACAGCAGTAAAGCATTGATGGACTAACCGGAGATGCAGTTTTTTATAGGCCAGAAGAGTGAGAAGACTTATCACAAGGTCGCAGCTGTCCGATTTTAGACACATGAACAGATTTAACATTTCACCAATCAGGATCCGCTCCTCAGGGGactgaaacatacacacacacacacacacacacacacaaacaataaaaaattgAGACACACCCTCAAAATCCAGTACTTCAAATGCAGAGCGGCAAGCAGCAAGACATACAGTACCATGTTAGGTCTGACGTGTTTGGACACAGAGTCGATGAAGCCTTTGTAAAACTTGTTTGTGTTCTGTAGCAGTTCCTGTCTGTGCAGCGCCTGTAGTGCAGTTACGATCTTTATCTTGGATGGAGCGCTGCAGGTGTTTAGATAGTCCAGCAGCTGCAAGGAGAAATCCTCTGGAGATAGGGTGCTTGGgatacactgcacacacacacacacacacacacacacacacacaacaagatCTACACTTGGACCACAGATCAATAGGAATTTACCATATTGCTTTGTGCACAGGATATATCTTGTTGAAGTTAACCTGGATTACCCTATGATCTGGATACATGTCCTTGAACCAGCCTTCCTCTGCAAACTGTATGAGGAACACTGGCATCTCAGGGGTGGGTGTCCTGGGTGGGACCGGGGTGGGTGTCCTGGTTGGGACCGGGGTGGGTGTCCTGGTTGGGACCGGGGTGGATGTCCTGGTTGGGACCGGGGTGGGTGTCTGGGGCGTGACCGGAGTGGGTGTCCGGGGCGTGACCGGAGTGGGTGTCCGGGGCGTGACCGGAGTGGGTGTCCGGGGCGTGACTGGGGTTGGGGTCCTTGGTGGGGACGGAGGTGGAGTAGGGGTTTTGGGTTTGGGTTGCTTTCTTGGAGAAGGGGGCTTTTCAGGCTACAAGGaaaagtaacacacacatgcatacaaatgcacacacaaagtaaGAGGTTCACCATAGAACTCACCAGGGTTGTTTACCCAAGGCCTCTGTTACtctcagagaaaaacaacacgTTGTATTTTTCTGTCAATGATTTAACTGCCCTTACATATTGCAAATAAGCAGGAGCAAGTTTTTGCTTGCCATGCTATCAATGCATCCTATGAGCCTTTACCTGCTCCTTCCTAGACTCTGAAGTCACGGGTCTGTCCACTTCACAGTCAGGACAGAAGTCTTCTGCTAAGGGAGGAGTACATGGCTGCTCGTCATATGGTtcaggagaaaacagaagagcGTCTGGGTCAAAGCTGTCCTCCCACCCAATCTGAAACCACAGCATGATACCATTAACAATATagtactctctctcctcccaaaAAAATATGCCAAACATTCAAATAGAAGGTGTAACGGCATTTATTTGAATGCTGAAAGCATTGGCAGGACCATAAACACATTACAGCATGCAGACAGTCCTTAAAAGAATATGCTGATTTTTTGACAAAGAAGCTTTTAGATTAATGTTGTGAGATGAGAAGGCTGAAAGCTTGTACTGCCGCAGTGCAGTAAGATAAATCCTGGACAGGCAGAGGTGAAGCTGTCGCTGCACCTCAGTAAGTTGATGAAAGAGTTTTTTTTGCCAAATGTCAGAGTATTCCTGAAAGCACTGAGAAGAACCAGGCAAAAGGGGGGTGTAACCTTAATGTTGGGAGGCAGGCCGTATATTATTTTCATGTAGCGATCAAAAGCCTCTTTCTGGGTTTGCTCTGTACTGGGAGGCTTCCTTCTCTTGCATTTCACGGTGCCTTGCAGGAGCGCAGCTAGATCTTTGTCTCGTGCCAGTAAGCTCTCATACTCCTGTATTGAGACAGAGGAGATAAACTACTTTGTTGCATGCATTTTTCTTACAGTGTGCCATTTTACAGACATGCAAATTGTATATTTGCATATATTACCAattcacacacaccttctgtCTCCACACGTCTTCACTGGATAATGGATTGCTGGCCGTGTCTGTGATGCTTTTGCTGTCTTCCTCTTTCATGGCGGTGCTAGCAGATCTGTTTGTATCAACATTGTTCATAGCTCATTAGGTCTTTACCATGGATTACTCTTAGTATGTAATATGAATGAATCTTACTTTCGCTTGCTGTGCTTTGCTTTAATCTGGATGATAGGCCAGTCGGGAACACGGTCAGAATTAGGAGTGCAAAGGAGCTGTGAATATAAAATGAGCATAAAGAGACATTTGGTAGGTGCTTTGCAGCTTTGGCTAAAAAAtgtctcatccatccatccatcagccagccaggcagccatCCAAATCAGTAAGTTACCCTTTGTTGGTACTCTTGTGGCAGTAAACTGGCACAGTTCATCCTGTACAGATCCCCTCTGATGCCCAGGAACAAGTCTCCTCCTAACCCACTGTAAGCCATGCACTCAGGCTGTGCACTCAGCTGGAGTGTCCTGGAGGGGTTACACACACAACTAGACATATGGAGACATTGTTTCTTCTGATTTCTGAAAAATGAAAGACTTCTAGGGCTGAAGAGCTGGGAAAGCTGTACACGTTAAAACGCTATGGCACATATACTGGAACAAAATCGAAAGCTGCTTTAATACTGTCATGCAAAGGACCAGTGGCGAGTAATGAGCTCCAACCTGATGAGGCGGTTCTCCTTGTTCCAAATACGCACAGTCCCATCCAGACTGCCAGAGAGAAACACTCTCagctcaggacacacacacaggcctgcatgaaaaacaaacacacacccacaccagcacacacagaaaacaccacATCAGGTAATCAATTCATTAGTGACGCTAAAATTGTCCTCAACACTGCGGCTTGCTGTCTCTGTGACCTGTGAAGCAGTCTGAATGGTCCTCCCCAGGCGGGTGATCAGCCTGGCTCCGGCTGAGCAGGTTGAAGTGCATCAGGCTGTAGGTGGCGCTGTGGGGCTCCTGGAAGGCCAGGGCCAGCCGGGGCCCCAGCACTGCCAGGTGGAGCAGAGGCTGGCCGCAGTACAGGCTCAGGTGTTGGCTGAGACACTCCTGGGCGTAGGGATCCACCCTCCACACCAGCAACATCTTGTCCTCACCTGGGAGCAAGGGGTGGAGCTTgacatcatcattcatcatcgcCATTGTCATCATTCTCAATCATAATAACTCAACCAAGTCAAGCGAGACAAGCATACAAAGGCCATAATCCAGGACTGGTGTGTACCTGTGGTGAGCAGGCAGCTGTTCTCAGGGTTTGCCTGCATTGTGGTGACTCTCTGGCCGTCATGTGCAGGCGTCCTGTACAGGACCTTCCCATTACCCAGTTTCAGAACGCTCACACAGCCTCCACTCTGGCCAAGCATGACCAAAAACCTGTCTCAGGCACATAAGTACAATCAAATCCGGTAAGTTACAGACCCTTTGGCACCATAGcatatttactttgaaatgtaCTGGAAATTCTTTCACAATCATTTGCCACTACAGTGTCAGAAGAGGGGGATTTGCTCTTTTGAAATTGTACATGTTATCATGTACTAAATCAAAAGGTACATGTTAGAACAGTAAGATATTGTCAATTGTTGGGTCAAAACCTCTTAACTCTTTTCATTTCttaacttcaattgaaagaTTACACATTCCtctgggttgagaaaattctctgtcctcttgggcttatgaacctctttcaaaacccactggataaactctaaaatgcatggtggtcaaacTGATAACAAGgatgtttttcttagttcctgaaaagacattttggagatgagGTTTTCCTGCGACAACAGCGATACGCTGATAAAGGCCCTAAACAGTGTGACTGTGATAAAAGCGGAGGCAGAAGAAGTGGCTCACTTGTTCTTGGTATCGTCAAGCGCCGCCTTGTTCCTGTGActgtgtcctctctcctcctgcaagTCCCTCCACTCCTCTAGGGCTCTCTGGGTTTCAGCCACAAAACTGTAGAGTACCAGGCAGGCAGCTGGGCCGGGGCTTGGCAGATTCTGGGCCTCATACTCAGTCACAGAGTCCTCCTGCTGCCAGGGCCCCAGGCCTCTTCCCCGCCACTCCTCCATCAGCATGACAGGATTGGTGAGCGTGTTGGCCTGGAGCACCGTACCTGCCTCCGTCAGGGCCAGCAGGATCTCTTTGTGCAGGCAGTAGTCGGCACACAAAATCCTCTGCTTTGCTCTGAAGGACGTCAGCACTGCTCCTGTTTCTCCGGCCACCAGCGTGACGTCACTGTCCCCGCTGACGCAGACCGCTCGGGCGGGGTAGGGGGCGGGGAAGGGTGGGACGAGGATTTGTCTCAACGGCAGTCCTGCATCCCCTCCCAGTTTACAGTGGGGGGTGTACAAGCTGCTGATGGTCCAGAAGTCTACTCCCTggtgagagaaggagaagaaggtgCCTCCCTCTCCAGTGACTCCCATGTACAAGGGGGGGCTGCCCTCCTCTGTGTGGACACACTGGACCTCGTCACCTTCCTCCAAATTCCAGCAGCGTATGGTGCAGTCCATAGAGGCCGAAATCAGCATGCCTAATTCAGAGCAGTAGAGCATTGAGTTCACCACACctggacacagagacagatacaagaaaacagaaaaaactcaaTGTTATGTTCATTCAACataaagagatagagggagaagacagacagaccgatGGAGTGGTGGgttttagtcattttttttaccattatgTCCTACAAAAGCCATATGAAACTCCCAGTCTGGATCCCACACTCTAATGGACAGGTCTTGAGATGCAACGATCAAACAGTCCAGTTGAGAGCAGTACACCAGTGCCGTGATATCGCtgtaaaaaacataatttgttaATCTTGATGCTCAAAAATCCCAATTCAAATGCAAACTCCAGCGCTCACAGGCTGTCAGGCATCACCCTCCACCACCCACATCACATCACGCCCATACACACCGCAAGCAGAGATTCTTCTTGTGCTCCAGAACTTTCCCGGCGTCGAGGTCGACCACGGTCACAACTCCGCGGCACACAGCGAAGGCTCTGTGGGGCCAGTCGGACCGCGGGGGGGCCAACGCCATCTGAGTGAAAACGCTGCGCTGCAGACCCTCCACTATCTTCACCTTACACCTCATGTGCATcgcagaccacacacacacgttccccGCCCCCGCAGTCACCAGCTCTGTGGAGTGCTCCGCGGCCTGACACACACGGATGTCCGGGGGCTCGCGGGCAGCGGCCAGGTGGCGTAGCTCGCTGTCCAGAAGTGTGAAGACGGGCCCCGGACCCCAACCCaccagacagccagacagctTAGTGGAGGTCAGGCCTGTGAAGGGGAAGGGGGCAGAGTGGGACGGGGAGCTCTGCTGGCGGCCGTCAGCCCGGTGAAGGCGGGCTGTGTTGTCCGTGTGGAGAGTAATGAACGCTGCGGCAGCCTCAGAATACATCATGTAACGCACGGGGCTGTCACAGGAGAAATGGCGTAGGAGGTGGAGACCGTGAGTGAACACTTGGTGCTTGGCCTTAGAGCGTGCcacctagagagagagtgagggagagagagagagagagagatggcaagagagagagtatatagTGTGTAAGACCTCTGAGCGTACGTACACACAGCAGGTCAGCCTTCTATTAATAAAAGACACACACTACCTTGTCCGTAACCTGCTTCATTTCACGGTCGAGCAACTTCCGCTTTCCGAGTGTCTTTCCAGTTGATTTCCCCCTCTCTTGAGACAGCAGCCCCAGGGCCgggctgggagagagagctgctgctgctctctccccgtcactctcactctcctcatccctctgcTGCGAGGCAGGAGACAACATCACCACCAGCTTCTACTCCACTCTCCTCTGCTTCATCCACTGACCTTCTGCTCCTcgttttttaattaaattctctttttgctggTGGTTATGTTGCACTTGCTTGTGCATGACACTctagacaaaacaaaaacaaataaataacaaacaaacaaaaacaagttgGAAAGTATGTGAATGCATGGTGGTGctgttttaatgttattttcctGTATGCTTAGCAAGTAGTTAACACCATAGCTTATCCCATTTGGTGATACATGCAGTGATGAAGTGGTTAAttaaaaagtgggtaaactatgacatCCAGTTAGTGATCATAtgtcaaacaaccaccaatggcctataaacaaaaaaaatcagttgcATTTTTAGAAAactattcattgtttttttttctccttaaaaGATCTATTTTCATGTAACAAGATGTATTCTGAATTTATGCTATAAAGGTTGATGttagcctaaaaaggtgggcaaactATATTCTGGGTTTACCTTCCATTACATCCCTGGATACGTAAAGTCTGCAGTCAAGGTCGTGTCAAGTTTTCAAACTTTCATTAGTCGTTCGCTGACTTGATGTAGGCTAAAAACAGGCTaatcaaaacagaaaatactCCACTGACCGTCCGTGATCATGGCGAGTCTACACTAAATTTGTAAATGGATTTGCAACGTAGTTTCCTGTCCCATGTTGGCTGAAATTAAATTCAATCTTTAGCTGTCTA
Encoded proteins:
- the wdr97 gene encoding WD repeat-containing protein 97, coding for MCMLTGIGVHEAEQWLCPELESWDSELRDQSNVWKSLHERAECWLELWISKYKEHSRCQHLRNAAQWKPLTFTMVDVLNYFCSIRKEEYMKARHVAPAGRKDTVLLPQSDCSQPIYRLGENYSMARIRRPPGITLPPLRNRPCLMCFPSFITLPLPRVSLCPFPIRSDQNCLTASPRRYFILQQSYVEYYR